TTGAGGTGGCGGTGTTCTCATGCACACATGTCCTAGTTCTGGGTAGGCGTGCCAGTGCACCACTAAGAGTGTTGCACACAGTAGCCGAAAATACAATATGGAGAGTCGGACCACAACTGAAGAAAAGAAGGAGGGATAACATAACGCATCACCCATTTTTAACAGAGGGTGAACCCCCAGTGATGCCACCTGCACATACAGCCACATCAGTGGACAAGCGTTAAAGATACCGGTATCCCGCATCCACACCTTCCCTATTGTCTCACCTGAGTTCTCTTCCACATCCCTCTCGTCGGTGCACACTCCCTGGCCATGCATGAGCGAGTGGAGGGGCCTCTCCACGTTCCGTGGCGGATAGCAGCGGAGCCCCGTGCCGCAGCGGGGCGAGTAGACGCCGCAGTGCACCCCCTTGGCCAGGGCGCAGGTGGGGCAGCAGCCGCAGCCCGCCTCCCTCACCGTCTCTTCGCAGCTGCCATCAGGCAGCTGGCAGCTGGCCAGCCGCTCCTCGGAGCACACAGGGCAGCGGATGGCCTCCTCCGTCAGACACAGGGTCGCCAGCGAAAGGGCGCCCACCGCCCACAGGCCCCAGCAGGGCGGCGCTATAGCCGCACCGCCACCTCGCACCATGGCAGTCCCGAAGGCGTGATCTCAAATCTTTGTCCTCGATTTCTCTTGCACTTCCTGCAGTTTGTTTGTTAGTATTCCTTCTGTTTCTCTGCTCTCTCGCCCACAACTGTTTGGTCTCTGCTTTAGTTTTGGAGGGTAAGGAATGGGAGGGAGGCGGTTGGAGGGTTTGGTCTTTGATGTTGCCCGCTGGTTGGTGTTTCGGGTGGCAGGGGTTTTGGCAGGAGTTGGAACACAATGTCCCCGCTGTTTTACCTCGTTTTTTTTTAGGCTTGATTTCCTAGCCCTAGGATGTTTGGGAGGTTGGAAAAAGAATGCAGGTAGATCAAAGAATGCTAAATATCTAGTCCTTGCTCTCCCATGCGACGAAAGTCTTTAAGTCTTTGAGTCGCACAAAGTGGTTATTTGTTGGGAAGTAGAACAAATGCCCACTGGTCTATTTAGGTGAGTCTTTCTCCCTTCAAGAAGAATTCACACAGAGCCCGTGAAGCCTTTTATAGTGCAAAGAGAAAAGTCTGTGGTTTGCCAATGTCCAGGTGTAGGGAAGGGGCATCAAGTTTTTCAAGTTGAGTAGCAATTTCCTCTTCCATATGGGGTGCAGTGCAATGGGTTGCTCCTGAGAATGGCTCTACACGAGTGGCTCTTCTTGGAATTTATACTGCTGGCCAATGGACACGCCTCCTTCTTCAGGGGGAGAGGAGCTGAAAGGCACAGGGAAGAAATGCCAGGCTAAAGCTCTCgcgctctcgcgctctctctcactctctctcactctctctctctctctttttctcttgctGTCGCTCACTCatgctctcacacagacacacacacacatgctctctccctcACGTTTTCTCCCTCAATCTTGAATGCTCGCACAGAATTGCAGGGAAGAAAGACTGAGCTGAACCACCCTccacccacacacgcacgcacacacgcacgcacacacacacacacacacacacacactctctgtacccactctcactctctcttttcctgTGTTGAATATTCACAGAACGAGTATCTCACTTTTTGTCCCCTTATAACACAGAATCACACCGACAAAATATGTAACTaaagccttcccctctctcacaTTTCAGACTCAAGAGCTGGCAGCACCTTCACCCTAACACAATGACTATGAACACAAAAAATTGCTAACTCGCATCATTACAATAGCTTGCCGTGAACCACTAacccctactctcccctctctctctttctcatcccccctctctcattctctctctaaatACACACTAGCCTGAACATGAACTTGCactctgacacacaaacacacacagagagaaaaacgTATCTGGAAAGCTATTATTCTCACTCGCAGTAAAAggcattcatacacacacaaaggGGATAAAGGAAACCACTTCCATGCCATCTTAAACTCTCTttcacagacacacgcacacacacacctccagctAATGACAAAGCATTGTTGAAATAACAAAGCTTGGGCAACCTCATGTCCCTTTCCTGCACATGGCCGTGGTTAGtgtggccagtgtgtgtgtgttgtgtgagaaGACGAGTCCATTAGGGACCAGCATCCCGCTTTTCCTCCCTCTGCATCTGCCCtttactcactcactctccattcaattcaattcaaggagcttcattggcatgggaaacatatgtttacattgccgaAGCAAGTGAAAAAGATCAtaaaaaacaaaagtgaaataaactctctctctctctctctgtccctttctctctctctctgtccctttctctctctctctctctctctctctgtccctttctctctctctctctctctgtccctttctctctctctctctctctctctgtccctttctctctctctctgtccctttctctctctctctctctctgtctctctctctctctctctctctgtccctttctctctctctctgtccctttctctctctctctctctctctgtccctttctctctctctctctctctgtctctctctctctctctctctccctctgtccctttctctctctctctctctctctctctctctctctctctct
This sequence is a window from Oncorhynchus mykiss isolate Arlee chromosome 13, USDA_OmykA_1.1, whole genome shotgun sequence. Protein-coding genes within it:
- the LOC100136305 gene encoding insulin-like growth factor-binding protein 4 isoform X2, with product MVRGGGAAIAPPCWGLWAVGALSLATLCLTEEAIRCPVCSEERLASCQLPDGSCEETVREAGCGCCPTCALAKGVHCGVYSPRCGTGLRCYPPRNVERPLHSLMHGQGVCTDERDVEENSAMDRHDETIPEHPNNSNIRCSPQDKRCIQKTLARHPAKSTNQRSNNAREDPKAALCQPARDGQRGKCWCVDQKTGMRLPGPMELRGELDCHQLITATMRE